Below is a genomic region from Nocardioides panacis.
ACCGAGAAGGACCAGCTGTCGGTCACCTACTTCGACAAGAAGAAGCACGTCGCCGAGTGGCGGGCGAGCAGCATCGCCCCCGGGGCCATCGGGCTGTTCTCCGGCAAGGTCGGCACCTTCCGCGGCCAGCTCCAGCTCACGAACCCGCAGAACCAGATGTTCGGCGAGACCGCGGGGGACGAGAGCGGGGGAGAGGACGCCGCGGCCCGGCACTGGGACAGCATCCCGCAGCTGATCACGATCTACCCGGCCAGCGCGGCGGTGCAGAGCTGGCAGATCTCGGACGCGATCGCGCTGGCCCTCGACCTGGTCGAGGAGGTCCCCGAGCTGCTGCCCGCGGACGTCCGGGAGGCCCACGACTTCGTCTCCGCCCGGCAGGCGCTGCGCTGGCTGCACCGTCCCGAGACCTGGGCGCAGAAGGAGGCGGCCGCCCAGCGGCTGCGCTTCGACGAGGCGTTCGTGACCCAGACCGTGCTCGCCCAGCGCCGCGCCGAGCTGGTCGCGCAGGCCGCCGAGCCCCGCACCGGCCGGTCCGGCGGGCTGCTCGACCGGTTCGACGAGCGGCTGCCCTTCACGCTCACCGACGGACAGCAGGAGGTCAGCCGGGCCGTCCTCGACGACCTCGCCACCGGGCACCCCATGCACCGGCTGCTGCAGGGCGAGGTCGGGTCGGGCAAGACCGTCGTCGCGCTGCGCGCCATGCTGCGGGTCGTGGACTCCGGGGGGCAGGCGGCGCTGCTGGCGCCCACCGAGGTGCTCGCCCAGCAGCACCACCGGTCGATCACCGCGATGCTCGGCGACCTCGCGGCCGGCGGGATGCTCGGCGGCGCCGCCGACGGCACCCGGGTCGGGCTGCTGACCGGCTCGCTGGGCGCCGCGGCCCGCCGGGAGGCGATGCTCGACGCCGCCTCAGGGCAGGCGGGCATCGTGATCGGCACCCACGCGCTCCTGGAGGAGAAGGTGCAGTTCGCCGACCTCGGCCTGGTGGTCGTCGACGAGCAGCACCGCTTCGGCGTCGAGCAGCGCGCCGCGCTGGCCGCCAAGAGCGGAGGGGCGCCTCCGCACGTCCTGGTGATGACCGCGACCCCGATCCCGCGCACCGTCGCGATGACGGTCTTCGGCGACCTCGAGACCTCCACGCTCTCCGAGCTGCCCGCCGGCCGCGCGCCGATCCAGACCAGCGTCGTCCCGCTCGCCGAGCAGCCGGCGTGGCTCGACCGCGGCTGGTCCCGGATCCGGGAGGAGGTCGCCACGGGCCACCAGGTCTACGTCGTGTGCGCCCGCATCGGCGGGGACGACGACAAGCCGACCAAGGCGGACGCCGAGGAGGCGGTGCCGCTGGCGGCCGTCGAGGAGGTCGCACCGATGCTGGCCGCCGGCCCCCTGCAGGGCCTGCGCGTGGAGATGCTGCACGGCCGGCTCGCGCCGGACCGCAAGGACGAGGTGATGCAGCGGTTCGCCGCCGGCGGGATCGACGTACTGGTGTCCACGACGGTGATCGAGGTCGGCGTCGACGTCGCGAACGCCACGATGATGATGATCTTCGACGCCGACCGGTTCGGGGTCTCCCAGCTCCACCAGCTGCGCGGCCGGGTCGGCCGGGGCGGCCTGCCCGGGCTGTGCCTGCTGGTCACCAACGCCCCGCACGCGTCCGCGGCCCGCGAGCGGCTGGACGCCGTCGCCGGCACCACCGACGGCTTCGAGCTCTCCCGGGTCGACCTCGAGCAGCGCCGCGAGGGCGACGTGCTCGGCGCCTCCCAGTCCGGCCGCCGCTCCAGCCTGCGGCTGCTCTCGGTCCTCGAGCACGAGGACGTCATCGTCGAGGCCCGCGAGGTGGCCGCCCAGGTCGTCGCCGCCGACCCGACGCTGGCCTCCCACCCCGACCTCGCCCGGCAGGTGCGTCGGCTCCACGACGCCGACCAGGCCGACTTCCTGGAGAAGGCATGACACGGATCATCGGCGGCAGCGCCGGCGGCCGCCGGATCGCGACGCCCAGCGGCGACAGCACCCGGCCGACCTCCGACCGGGTCCGCGAGGCGCTGTTCTCGGCGGTCGACGCGGCCGTCGGGTCGATCAGCGGGCTGCGGTTCCTCGACGTGTACGCCGGCAGCGGCGCGGTCGGGCTGGAGGCCCGGTCCCGCGGGGCCGGCGTGGTCACCCTCGTCGAGCACGACCGCCGCACGGCCGCCCTGATCCGGGAGAACGCCCGGGCGCTCGGCTTCACCGGCATCGACGTCGTCACCTCGACGGTCGCCCGGGCCCTGGTCCACACCCCGCGGGCGCCGTACGACCTGGCGTTCCTCGACCCGCCCTACGCGGTGCCCGTCGACGACGTGGTGAGCGCCCTGGAGGCGCTGCGCGACCACGACTGGCTGTCCCGGGACGCCCTGGTGGTCGTCGAGCGCTCCAGCCGCGGTCCCGACCTGGCCTGGCCGGAGGGGTTCACGGCCGACCGGACGCGGAAGTACGGCGAGACCACCCTTTGGTACGGTCGCGCCACACTCTGAGCAGAGGAGCGTCCGTGCGCCGAGCCGCATGTCCCGGGTCGTTCGACCCGGTCACCAACGGGCACATCGACATCATCTCGCGCGCCTCGACGCTGTTCGACGAGGTCGTGGTCGCCGTCGGGGTGAACGCCTCCAAGCAGCGGCTGTTCACCGCCGAGGAGCGCATCGAGATGCTCACCGAGTCGTGCGCGCCCTACGCCAACGTGTCGATCGCGTCCTTCGACGGCCTGCTCACGACGTTCTGCCTGGAGCACGGGGTGGCCGCGATCGTGAAGGGCCTGCGCGCGGTCAGCGACTTCGACTACGAGCTGCAGATGGCCCAGATGAACTCCAGCCTCGCCCCGATCGAGACGGTCTTCGTGCCGACCAGCCCGGAGTACTCCTTCCTCGCCTCCAGCCTGGTCAAGGAGGTCGCCCGGTTCGGGGGCGACGTCTCCTCGCTGGTCCCGGCGCACGTGCTCACCCGGCTGACCGCCCGGCTGGCCGAGCGCTCCTGACCCT
It encodes:
- the coaD gene encoding pantetheine-phosphate adenylyltransferase, producing MRRAACPGSFDPVTNGHIDIISRASTLFDEVVVAVGVNASKQRLFTAEERIEMLTESCAPYANVSIASFDGLLTTFCLEHGVAAIVKGLRAVSDFDYELQMAQMNSSLAPIETVFVPTSPEYSFLASSLVKEVARFGGDVSSLVPAHVLTRLTARLAERS
- the recG gene encoding ATP-dependent DNA helicase RecG, whose protein sequence is MPEAMPRSTIRWDSKLAAVAGAGAARIEKAFGYQTVGDLLQHYPRRWVDKGSLSDLGAVQPEEHVTVIARVVRSQLHSYTDRRRGGLAYRLEVVVATEKDQLSVTYFDKKKHVAEWRASSIAPGAIGLFSGKVGTFRGQLQLTNPQNQMFGETAGDESGGEDAAARHWDSIPQLITIYPASAAVQSWQISDAIALALDLVEEVPELLPADVREAHDFVSARQALRWLHRPETWAQKEAAAQRLRFDEAFVTQTVLAQRRAELVAQAAEPRTGRSGGLLDRFDERLPFTLTDGQQEVSRAVLDDLATGHPMHRLLQGEVGSGKTVVALRAMLRVVDSGGQAALLAPTEVLAQQHHRSITAMLGDLAAGGMLGGAADGTRVGLLTGSLGAAARREAMLDAASGQAGIVIGTHALLEEKVQFADLGLVVVDEQHRFGVEQRAALAAKSGGAPPHVLVMTATPIPRTVAMTVFGDLETSTLSELPAGRAPIQTSVVPLAEQPAWLDRGWSRIREEVATGHQVYVVCARIGGDDDKPTKADAEEAVPLAAVEEVAPMLAAGPLQGLRVEMLHGRLAPDRKDEVMQRFAAGGIDVLVSTTVIEVGVDVANATMMMIFDADRFGVSQLHQLRGRVGRGGLPGLCLLVTNAPHASAARERLDAVAGTTDGFELSRVDLEQRREGDVLGASQSGRRSSLRLLSVLEHEDVIVEAREVAAQVVAADPTLASHPDLARQVRRLHDADQADFLEKA
- the rsmD gene encoding 16S rRNA (guanine(966)-N(2))-methyltransferase RsmD, which produces MTRIIGGSAGGRRIATPSGDSTRPTSDRVREALFSAVDAAVGSISGLRFLDVYAGSGAVGLEARSRGAGVVTLVEHDRRTAALIRENARALGFTGIDVVTSTVARALVHTPRAPYDLAFLDPPYAVPVDDVVSALEALRDHDWLSRDALVVVERSSRGPDLAWPEGFTADRTRKYGETTLWYGRATL